The genomic stretch tattaggacattttaatagtttttacaatcaaacctttcaaaaatatatttttgttattcaACTGCCCTGTCCAgaaaaccgccccatagtgtaATTCAAAGATTTTAggtaattttttaatattttaaagtattaGCATGACACTCAAAGCAGGATTCAGTTGCTCTTCATAAAACTTCCAGCTAACATGTTTTTTACTCCTCATGCAAGTACTGGGAATATACAGCGAGGACATCAGCCAATCAAGAGACAGAACAGTTATGAGGAGGATCCAGAGATCACAGCTCAGATACACCTGACCTTAGCCGCTTTAGATGCAAATCTAGCTGGTGAGTTACTTATGGACAATTGATAGAGAACAGAAGAAAGAAATATAGTTATAAAATAACgttttcaaaagtttttttatattttctaataaaacaagAACTTCATCCTGTAGAcaagcctatttattttttcttgaatattAGACATGAATCAGTCAGATGGAGGATCTATGTTTGTGGATGATGAAATCCCAGTGTCTGTTGTCGACATGGACATTCCAGTTACAACTATCGATGAAGTTCCTACTGACGACACATCCAGCAAGAAGGAGCATTTGGTGCCAGCATCAGCCAGAACTTCAAACATTACCAAACAATCACGCACACTATATGAGGctattcaaaacaaaaacaacaatgcCAGTCTGACAGCGAAGAACGTGAGTCCATCTTCAGGCATTCAGAAGCAGTTACAAGATCCTAAGCTTACGAAAAACACGAGTCCGTCTCCAGACAACCAGAAGCAGTTGCAAGAGCCAAAAAttacagacattaaaaaaattgtgagtCCACCTCCAGAAAACCAAAAGCAGTTGCAAGAGCCTAAGCCCAGTGACATTAAGGAACAGAGGTTTGCCTTGAACCATGACACTAAGGGTAAAGCTAAAACTGAAGGACCAAATGGTCAGAATAACACTGTATCTCAAAAGCCGCAAAGTCAAGTTGTGCGTCAAACTGTTCAAAGCATTCAGAAGGTTTCTGATGACAAACTAAAATCCTTACCTGTGGTCCGAAAGCTTAGCACAGAGACTGTAAATGAAGAAAGGATGCCTGTTAACACAATGCACGGTAAGATCACCCAGAGCTCGGTCTCACGGTTTGGAATGAAAACTTTTGTAGTGGTCCCTCCCAAACCGTCTGTGTCCCAGACTCAAAAGCCTGCAGGTTCTCTAGTCGTGGGTGCCATTAAGATCGACGAACAAGGAAACATGGTTACACGAAGACAGATTAACACTACCTCAGAGAAACACGGCAGACATGAAGAGGTCACTAATGTGAAGACAAAATCCACCCCAGGACAAGCCAAAGCTTTCTGGAACTTGGCAGAGAAACAAGAACAAGACCAATCAACGATGGCCAACCAAGGACCCACGGTGAAGAGCAGAGATACTAATGGTTTCAAGCCCTCATCTGTATCTGCACCCTTTAAACTTTCAGAGAAATCACACATTGAGGAAACACCCAAAGAGGTGATTATATTAGAAAGGAAATCCATACCTGTGGTGGCAAATAAGCCTTCATTTCTAGAGCCTGTGGAAAATCCAGGTGAAGGTCGAGATCTCTCTTTTCTGAAACCTTCCAGAAGAACATCCAGCCAATATGTAGCTTCTGCCATTGCTAAAAATAGTAGCATTCCCAATCCTAAAATACATACCATTCAGGAGCCACCTGAGTCTGTGGGTAAGGTTCAAAAACTACCTTTCAATCAACCGTTCAAGAATGAGGGTAAACCTCCTAACACACCTTCCGTGGGTTTGTACAAACCTGCAACCACCTTAAAACCAACAGAACGTTCGACGACTTTTACAGGGCCTACACGCTCGCAAAGTAACCCCAGTTATGTTGCAGAAAAGGTGGTGATTTCGGAAAACTTCAGCAGTGTTAAAGAAGAAACATTTCTTGGAGTAGACAAAACCAAATCATTGGACTTACATTCTACAAATAAAGTACAGTCTTTAACACAAAAATCTGCTCACATTAAACCCATTAAATCTGAAGAAGCCACATCCATCAGCAAATTCCCAGACACCTCCTTTCCTCGACAGATGCCAACAGACTCCACACGTCCACCGCTAGGGAATAAGTCGGAAGTACACAAATCTGAGCCTTCGTCAGAACCCAACCAGGGTAACATGTTCGGATCAGTTAAGAAGTTTAAACCTGTTATTTTCAAGCCTGTCCAGAAGGACGCTTCTCTTCATAGTTCACTAATGGAGGCCATTCAGTCTGGAGAGGGGATTGAACGCCTTAAAAAGGTAAACTATAAAATACAGCATGTATCTTAGGCCCTGTCCACACGACATAGGTATTTTCAAAACTGAAGCTTATCAGAGCCGACATGTGGCACAGATGTGCGTTGCCAACCCAGGTTCGATTCCTGGCTTGAGGTCCATTTGCCGGTCCTGTACCCACTCTCCCTACTCAGTattttcctgtcctctccttaacttctgcttttaaaataaaggcaaaaatgccTCAAAATAACTTTTTTCTGTGCAATTCGGCCATTCTTCCACACCAAGGGGcgctctttctgtctctctcgtGTAGCCAACATGGCAGTGAATTTAAGCAATAGCAAGCAATaagctggctccaaaagggagtcaatcccatatacacccatgttaaaatgcccaacgtTAGGACATTACAACCTGGTACAAAAAGCGTTTTGGtttatatagctaattttgcccttcatgacaactgtaagggggtgaatttttttgtagctcatctgtttaaattatagCCTTACAGTTCAGCATAACTAggggtgtggccacttgagtgacaggtgaattGCCACTGCTATCACTACCATCGAGCTAGGCTAGCATGGTTTCAGCAAACAGGCACCTCAGCTCCACTCACATTCCGCCTCTTTggccattttcggatatccgcgaATGACGCGTGGTGGCGCGCTTGCTAAGATGGCGACAGCAGGCTCTGCTAACTTTGGGCTTTAAAAAATGCTCTTCAGAAACCTAAGAGTGACATcatggacactacgtccatgttTTATACAGTCAATGGTCTACACACCAAGACAGTATCAGGTCACTAAAACCAAACCTTTCTGAAAAGGgtgatttttttcagaaatttaGCTCTCAGTGTTGTGTAGCTGCTAAAACCAGAGATTTTGGCTTGTGATGTCGGAGTGCACGCTTGTTATCTCCTTTGTTTGATGCCAGATTGTGCTATCACATGGCTTTATGGTTAGGGTTATATCGCCCCCTGTTGGTTTGGCATGTTCTTGACAGCATTTAATATCTTGTTATTGCGTTTTCATGTGGATTTTTTGTAAACCGTGCTTGTGTggacaatactttttttaaatggaggtaaaaatctgtttataaaaatacctgtgtacatgtggactaggccttattgtGCAATCAAAGTCATAGTTTttgtaatatatttttacataatataaCAGTGTTGTTTTCTTACTTGTTTGTGCTCAGGTATCTCCTTCTAGCAATAGCACTATTAAGAAGCCGTCATTTGGTGATGCCGAGAATGAGCACTCGGCACTTCTGTCTGCAATAAGAGCTTCAACCAACACTTCCAGACTGAAGAAGGTAAGCTAATTGACATAGGACACTACATGTTATGTTACAAAGAGAgtcaggccgactaccaaaacacacgtGTAGCCAATCaacagtaaggggcgtgtctactaaccgacatccttgctggGGTTGcgtgtgtggggcgggtctataaaaagaaggtccagattctattgggtagGTGTGTATGTtttggtgatttcaaatgtcaacattggctttcaaacattgtgcactccgcctttaaagtccccatgaaatcaaaactgacaattcttatttttttatgtaataatgcagtgtttattataaacaatttatgtcaaagtaatttttttattaatatgctcaCATAAACAttaatcaaaatctgaaaatgtacttccGCCCTCTTGTGGCGATCGTTTTCTGATGACGTCAGCTAGACGTGATTCCGCTTGTGCATTtgttaactccgccccctccaTCTGGCAGTCTGCTGCGAGTTTCATTTCTTAATGAAATGCCTTGCCTACCTTTCTATATTCAATCAAATCACAGTGAAAAAGAAATCACACACACTTTTTCCTCTTGTGATGTTCCATTTCACTCAAAAATACGTCACAACACGGACGTAAAGTCATTCGCGACTTCTGGTTTACGTTTTCATTGATTGAATAATTTCTTATATCTCCACACAATACTTTTCTGATACATGACTACATAACCGCACATCTAGAGACAACTGTCACGTTACATCGGCCTTGTACACACTATAAAGTTTTAGAAGTGACAACCACATttaaatgcgggagtgaatcccATAAATGATCGTTCCATTGAGATTGCTCCCAAAATTGACACAGAGGTAACCATAACATGAACTCCTGTCTCATGTGTTTAACAATTGCTGTCTTAACCAAAGTAATATAACAGCATTATGTTCtgcaattttaataaaataccATCTTGAAGTGTTGCCATGTCCACAGGCTTTTTTGGGGGCTTTACCATTTTGAGTATTGGTTTTGGGCTCGGCTCGTAAAGCGATTACGTCTTTGGAGTTAATAATTTGAGAAGGTGCGGGACGCAATATTTTAGtctcatttttaatgtaaagcatttagttttattttggtttattatgggcttgttctttttgctgtttttgtgtAAGATCTGGCATCACCAGAAGTAAATGCCCATACCTTTATCAACAAGTAGTTGTTCAGTTCTGTACACACTATGCTGAGTTAATTCAGTAGTAGGATGCGGCTGTCACTCCCAAAAaaactgaagtgtgtgtgtgtgaacagaacaggattaaactgaagtgacaaccgaatttaGCTGCAATGTGTACATAGCCATTAAGTAGTTGGGAGACAAATACATCCTGTGGCATAGTATTGCTAAAACATTATTTGCATTTCTTGGGGTTTTAGTACTGAATGGCCCTGAAGGAATAGGACTTTTGGGTTGGACAATAGTTAATATAATACTGACAACTGGTACGTCACTGCAGTGAACCGTTCACTACTTGCTAGTTGGTTTCAAGGGAAGGATTGAGAAGTGGACACAAATCTGTGTAGTGCAACATGCGTCATCTGTAGTTTTTCATTATGTCCAATCCCACCCAAACTCTTCACTCTGATTTATCATGTAGCTTTGATGTGCTTGTAAATGCCACTTTATTGTTGCTACTTTTAGACCAAATCTGAAGCTGCTAAGGAGCTGGAGCAATTCAGGACGACTGAGGAGGACAGAAACATCCAGAAAGATAATATCTCACCTCCTCCCACCTCTCCTCCTGCTTTTGTGCCACCCCCACCTCCAGCCTTTTGTCCTCCCCCACCTCCAACCAAGCCGCCTCTAGTGTTGCCTGCCGGGGGGAACCCAGAGGCGACCCGTGAGGCTCTTCTGGAGGCCATTCGCTCCGGCTCAGGAGCCCAGCGTTTGAGGAAGGTAAGAGGCTGAACATTAAATGCTTTCAAATGATACTTTATAGaagtgaaaattaaaaaaaaatagtttgaaaGCATGTTTTCAATAATGTATTCGTTTTTTAAGGTGTTACAGCAAAATGTCAGTTTTTTAAAAACCAGAGACATTTGAATTTGATTTGCagttatataaaatacatttgaaatctatgctttttattttacaggtCCCTGCAACACAGACAAGGAGGAAAGTAAACGGAAAGCTTGGCACTGTTCAGACAACATCGGCACTTTCTCACGGACACTAGAAACTTTCGCTGGATCGCCGTTTGGGTTTCCAGGAACCCAGAGCCAAATCTGGTGTTGTATCATTTATGCTAATGCTGTTGCAGATAATGCTAACACAGCCTTCTTTATTTAAAGTGATATGCTGCTTCAATGCCGTGCCAATAATTATTTGCTTAGTTTTAGGCACTTTATGTTCTGCTACTGGCATTTTGATGATGATATTGCAGTTCTTTGCTACCGCTGCTTGGCACTCGATATTGCTTGTTCATGCATGTCTGCCTGACTACTACTGTATATCTTTATCAGTATTTTACCTGAATATATTATGCAGGTATTTTCTGTTGTATCACAGTATAAGGTGGTTTGCTGCACAATTCAATCCACCTGCCAATCACAAGGATCTTTGGCAATGTGCTGGTGTTTTTTTAAGCTACAGTAGATGGTTAGTGTCACAGTTCAAGGTTTGTTATTATGTTATATTTCTTTATACTTTTCATCCCAGTGCTTTCAGAATGAGTATACGATATTCCACTAGTTATAATAATAGTAGACTGTAAACTACAGACAGATGATCTAAATAGTTGAGGCATTACAGATACATATGCCAATACTTTCAAATCATTCTGTAAGACATTACTGTATtttgaaaacagtttttttgcCTTATAGATAGTGTATGATATGATTAGAcatcattaaaatgtaatcaatGCCTATTCAGTAAGCTGCTGAACCGTGCTCTGAAGCTGGTATGTGCTTCAGCTTTACTTTATGCCATTGGAGAATCGTACACTACAACACTGTAAATTGTTTAATATATTTACACAGGTTGTAAatctttttgttgttgttatttagtACTTTAGACTATATGAGAGATCTTTATGGTTGTAATATTGAATTTATTACATGTGTATACAAAAGCTAAaagttgtatatttttaaaagtttacttTAAACTAATATAATGTTCACTATACTGTCACAATATAGCGagagatttttttatgattttgtaATGTAAAAATTCAAAGTTGTTTTTGCTTTTGTGATTGCAGCTCTAATTGATTCCAAGTTGTAAATCAATAAACTATTTTTagtttacaaaatgtttatatgaCATCCAGTTAGTTTGAGAAAGGTGCAATGCTAATCTTAATCTAAAGAAATGCATTCATAAAggagaaacattttttatattttgtttagaaactgtagctgcatttccattactCTTCAATTTGCGCAAATTGAAATAGCGAATTTAAAATTGTAGAAATTGCCATATATTGCAAAAAGTTTTTACTCTCTGTGagagttaaaaaaagaaatatagcgcaaaactgcaatggaggCATTTTTTCGCTTTTACAGGTCACCTAACGTgcgtaaaagtcacatgatcattctttaaatatggcaTTGTATGTTTAGTTGGGGTTAAAGACACACGATGTGTTTTCGACATTTTCCctcacaaaaacccacgagcaagcgcatgacatcaaaataaAGCAAGAGCGTTTCGTGAATCAACTGCCCTGTATGTTTTTGAGTCACTCTCgcagtattttgatgtcatccacatgtcatatgaagtcaaacacacacgTCGCCATGGtttttggaatgacttatcgcaagacaaaaaaattacatcATTTCGCAATAGTTTTTTGCTTCAAAAAATAACGCTTAAATTTTGTGCAAATCTttaatggaaatgcagctacTGTCACTGTTTAGTCTTTACACTTTAGgcattacttttattttgtaatgtttgtagCAATGAGATTTTGAACTTCATGAAGTGTACAACACTAAGGCACCAAGCTGCAAGTGCATAAAAggtccaaaaaataaataaacaccaaattaaatttgtatttCCTCTTAGAActaacttaaaaatgtttaaaaacataattcaaGGATTTTGAGATGGTTCTTCTTGCTTTAACATTGTTTATGCTGTAAACACAAGTGTAGTACCAAAAACATTGTCCTGAGGTTTTAAAGGTTCACCTCCAGTCAGGGGAAATCTGGCTAGTCGTGCAAGATTATAGAGCACTTGCATCACATCTCTTCACAGCACAGCCAAACCTGTCTTatggcaatttgtacgtattttacaaggtggctaattcatatttattatttattataaatatataataatatatatatttatttattattataatatcaCATTTGTCCATTTTTTTGTACGATTTTTCTTTTGCCCGTGACTTTTTTATGAAAATCTTGTATAATGTATTCATAGAATTAGCCAacacataaaatatgtacaaattcttatCAGATCAGGATGGCTCAGCTACGATGTTCTTGTTTTCTAGTTATCTCTGATGGGTCTGGCAAACATTCGGCCATTTCCATGCAAATAATAGTtttcaatgtaaacatttttggtAACagtttacttgaaggggtgttcataagactgacatgacacctccataatcatgacatgacgtgtgtcatgaacatgagggagattttatgcacatttatgacaactgtcatttgttcaattatgtcatttttaatgcaaagatgacattgtttttattttctttgttgtgacaacttgacattaccaagacaacataactgaccacttttttccagtttttgacctcaactacagcggtacaaatttaatttgtcattaaaatgtcattaagtgttaatactctgtcaaatagttttataacagcgtcgtaaatattcttcagttcatcaTGTTTTTTGAAGTTTCCTTCGTGTTTAATCATCCAATAATactaataattaaaattgacaaa from Misgurnus anguillicaudatus chromosome 10, ASM2758022v2, whole genome shotgun sequence encodes the following:
- the cobl gene encoding protein cordon-bleu isoform X5 — translated: MSLGDAAVRTPAGRRMKARAPPPPRPPQPAPRKVYRNAVPDGGGSSVGDSKENILQSSVDLHITLPTGYQTTIIVDGRKALMDLLVDLCSQYHLNPSYHTLELLSPDAQPVSFKPNALLGALDVSCALIKERVFEDKVIRKPPPKVPEKTVRVVVNYHRNQKAVVRVNPLVPLRTLVPVICQKCDFDPACVLLLRDNISNHQLDLDKSLSDLEIKELYVLDQTLDSLHSSQSLSGSDKKGLLGFLRFNRRKSKTGDQSSEDMDSLDGESVVDNADTNMNGVSSVASGPCIETRPSTLGQSQSAMNISRMSPKVELKKRQAPAPPPAPTQMTTSQLKKRKAPAPPPTPTPSTPEPVCSTLLYEAPMRAPRIPVPAERTLVAVTTTSADDSVSDLSHSIEDSEPAGSICSSSSGDDAAAGSSCSSLAEEPVAHRVQVIAEYTTSKPQAEPVPKHKEEPSPKTTREEEPGPSPTLEETAVRELKMEEMENNRNSGIAWLHSAHKSESERVKDQEVETMSVGSCESFADQGYAASEGMAEEQNPVSVSETIQSTSPVSIVSLNGGSDVPVKQSKDSSSDSDEGCATWGSRHSTGNIQRGHQPIKRQNSYEEDPEITAQIHLTLAALDANLADMNQSDGGSMFVDDEIPVSVVDMDIPVTTIDEVPTDDTSSKKEHLVPASARTSNITKQSRTLYEAIQNKNNNASLTAKNVSPSSGIQKQLQDPKLTKNTSPSPDNQKQLQEPKITDIKKIVSPPPENQKQLQEPKPSDIKEQRFALNHDTKGKAKTEGPNGQNNTVSQKPQSQVVRQTVQSIQKVSDDKLKSLPVVRKLSTETVNEERMPVNTMHGKITQSSVSRFGMKTFVVVPPKPSVSQTQKPAGSLVVGAIKIDEQGNMVTRRQINTTSEKHGRHEEVTNVKTKSTPGQAKAFWNLAEKQEQDQSTMANQGPTVKSRDTNGFKPSSVSAPFKLSEKSHIEETPKEVIILERKSIPVVANKPSFLEPVENPGEGRDLSFLKPSRRTSSQYVASAIAKNSSIPNPKIHTIQEPPESVGKVQKLPFNQPFKNEGKPPNTPSVGLYKPATTLKPTERSTTFTGPTRSQSNPSYVAEKVVISENFSSVKEETFLGVDKTKSLDLHSTNKVQSLTQKSAHIKPIKSEEATSISKFPDTSFPRQMPTDSTRPPLGNKSEVHKSEPSSEPNQGNMFGSVKKFKPVIFKPVQKDASLHSSLMEAIQSGEGIERLKKVSPSSNSTIKKPSFGDAENEHSALLSAIRASTNTSRLKKTKSEAAKELEQFRTTEEDRNIQKDNISPPPTSPPAFVPPPPPAFCPPPPPTKPPLVLPAGGNPEATREALLEAIRSGSGAQRLRKVPATQTRRKVNGKLGTVQTTSALSHGH
- the cobl gene encoding protein cordon-bleu isoform X8; its protein translation is MSLGDAAVRTPAGRRMKARAPPPPRPPQPAPRKVYRNAVPDGGGSSVGDSKENILQSSVDLHITLPTGYQTTIIVDGRKALMDLLVDLCSQYHLNPSYHTLELLSPDAQPVSFKPNALLGALDVSCALIKERVFEDKVIRKPPPKVPEKTVRVVVNYHRNQKAVVRVNPLVPLRTLVPVICQKCDFDPACVLLLRDNISNHQLDLDKSLSDLEIKELYVLDQTLADSLHSSQSLSGSDKKGLLGFLRFNRRKSKGVSSVASGPCIETRPSTLGQSQSAMNISRMSPKVELKKRQAPAPPPAPTQMTTSQLKKRKAPAPPPTPTPSTPEPVCSTLLYEAPMRAPRIPVPAERTLVAVTTTSADDSVSDLSHSIEDSEPAGSICSSSSGDDAAAGSSCSSLAEEPVAHRVQVIAEYTTSKPQAEPVPKHKEEPSPKTTREEEPGPSPTLEETAVRELKMEEMENNRNSGIAWLHSAHKSESERVKDQEVETMSVGSCESFADQGYAASEGMAEEQNPVSVSETIQSTSPVSIVSLNGGSDVPVKQSKDSSSDSDEGCATWGSRHSTGNIQRGHQPIKRQNSYEEDPEITAQIHLTLAALDANLADMNQSDGGSMFVDDEIPVSVVDMDIPVTTIDEVPTDDTSSKKEHLVPASARTSNITKQSRTLYEAIQNKNNNASLTAKNVSPSSGIQKQLQDPKLTKNTSPSPDNQKQLQEPKITDIKKIVSPPPENQKQLQEPKPSDIKEQRFALNHDTKGKAKTEGPNGQNNTVSQKPQSQVVRQTVQSIQKVSDDKLKSLPVVRKLSTETVNEERMPVNTMHGKITQSSVSRFGMKTFVVVPPKPSVSQTQKPAGSLVVGAIKIDEQGNMVTRRQINTTSEKHGRHEEVTNVKTKSTPGQAKAFWNLAEKQEQDQSTMANQGPTVKSRDTNGFKPSSVSAPFKLSEKSHIEETPKEVIILERKSIPVVANKPSFLEPVENPGEGRDLSFLKPSRRTSSQYVASAIAKNSSIPNPKIHTIQEPPESVGKVQKLPFNQPFKNEGKPPNTPSVGLYKPATTLKPTERSTTFTGPTRSQSNPSYVAEKVVISENFSSVKEETFLGVDKTKSLDLHSTNKVQSLTQKSAHIKPIKSEEATSISKFPDTSFPRQMPTDSTRPPLGNKSEVHKSEPSSEPNQGNMFGSVKKFKPVIFKPVQKDASLHSSLMEAIQSGEGIERLKKVSPSSNSTIKKPSFGDAENEHSALLSAIRASTNTSRLKKTKSEAAKELEQFRTTEEDRNIQKDNISPPPTSPPAFVPPPPPAFCPPPPPTKPPLVLPAGGNPEATREALLEAIRSGSGAQRLRKVPATQTRRKVNGKLGTVQTTSALSHGH
- the cobl gene encoding protein cordon-bleu isoform X3, translating into MKARAPPPPRPPQPAPRKVYRNAVPDGGGSSVGDSKENILQSSVDLHITLPTGYQTTIIVDGRKALMDLLVDLCSQYHLNPSYHTLELLSPDAQPVSFKPNALLGALDVSCALIKERVFEDKVIRKPPPKVPEKTVRVVVNYHRNQKAVVRVNPLVPLRTLVPVICQKCDFDPACVLLLRDNISNHQLDLDKSLSDLEIKELYVLDQTLVLRPKMALTPGLSYSADSLHSSQSLSGSDKKGLLGFLRFNRRKSKTGDQSSEDMDSLDGESVVDNADTNMNGVSSVASGPCIETRPSTLGQSQSAMNISRMSPKVELKKRQAPAPPPAPTQMTTSQLKKRKAPAPPPTPTPSTPEPVCSTLLYEAPMRAPRIPVPAERTLVAVTTTSADDSVSDLSHSIEDSEPAGSICSSSSGDDAAAGSSCSSLAEEPVAHRVQVIAEYTTSKPQAEPVPKHKEEPSPKTTREEEPGPSPTLEETAVRELKMEEMENNRNSGIAWLHSAHKSESERVKDQEVETMSVGSCESFADQGYAASEGMAEEQNPVSVSETIQSTSPVSIVSLNGGSDVPVKQSKDSSSDSDEGCATWGSRHSTGNIQRGHQPIKRQNSYEEDPEITAQIHLTLAALDANLADMNQSDGGSMFVDDEIPVSVVDMDIPVTTIDEVPTDDTSSKKEHLVPASARTSNITKQSRTLYEAIQNKNNNASLTAKNVSPSSGIQKQLQDPKLTKNTSPSPDNQKQLQEPKITDIKKIVSPPPENQKQLQEPKPSDIKEQRFALNHDTKGKAKTEGPNGQNNTVSQKPQSQVVRQTVQSIQKVSDDKLKSLPVVRKLSTETVNEERMPVNTMHGKITQSSVSRFGMKTFVVVPPKPSVSQTQKPAGSLVVGAIKIDEQGNMVTRRQINTTSEKHGRHEEVTNVKTKSTPGQAKAFWNLAEKQEQDQSTMANQGPTVKSRDTNGFKPSSVSAPFKLSEKSHIEETPKEVIILERKSIPVVANKPSFLEPVENPGEGRDLSFLKPSRRTSSQYVASAIAKNSSIPNPKIHTIQEPPESVGKVQKLPFNQPFKNEGKPPNTPSVGLYKPATTLKPTERSTTFTGPTRSQSNPSYVAEKVVISENFSSVKEETFLGVDKTKSLDLHSTNKVQSLTQKSAHIKPIKSEEATSISKFPDTSFPRQMPTDSTRPPLGNKSEVHKSEPSSEPNQGNMFGSVKKFKPVIFKPVQKDASLHSSLMEAIQSGEGIERLKKVSPSSNSTIKKPSFGDAENEHSALLSAIRASTNTSRLKKTKSEAAKELEQFRTTEEDRNIQKDNISPPPTSPPAFVPPPPPAFCPPPPPTKPPLVLPAGGNPEATREALLEAIRSGSGAQRLRKVPATQTRRKVNGKLGTVQTTSALSHGH
- the cobl gene encoding protein cordon-bleu isoform X9, which produces MSLGDAAVRTPAGRRMKARAPPPPRPPQPAPRKVYRNAVPDGGGSSVGDSKENILQSSVDLHITLPTGYQTTIIVDGRKALMDLLVDLCSQYHLNPSYHTLELLSPDAQPVSFKPNALLGALDVSCALIKERVFEDKVIRKPPPKVPEKTVRVVVNYHRNQKAVVRVNPLVPLRTLVPVICQKCDFDPACVLLLRDNISNHQLDLDKSLSDLEIKELYVLDQTLDSLHSSQSLSGSDKKGLLGFLRFNRRKSKGVSSVASGPCIETRPSTLGQSQSAMNISRMSPKVELKKRQAPAPPPAPTQMTTSQLKKRKAPAPPPTPTPSTPEPVCSTLLYEAPMRAPRIPVPAERTLVAVTTTSADDSVSDLSHSIEDSEPAGSICSSSSGDDAAAGSSCSSLAEEPVAHRVQVIAEYTTSKPQAEPVPKHKEEPSPKTTREEEPGPSPTLEETAVRELKMEEMENNRNSGIAWLHSAHKSESERVKDQEVETMSVGSCESFADQGYAASEGMAEEQNPVSVSETIQSTSPVSIVSLNGGSDVPVKQSKDSSSDSDEGCATWGSRHSTGNIQRGHQPIKRQNSYEEDPEITAQIHLTLAALDANLADMNQSDGGSMFVDDEIPVSVVDMDIPVTTIDEVPTDDTSSKKEHLVPASARTSNITKQSRTLYEAIQNKNNNASLTAKNVSPSSGIQKQLQDPKLTKNTSPSPDNQKQLQEPKITDIKKIVSPPPENQKQLQEPKPSDIKEQRFALNHDTKGKAKTEGPNGQNNTVSQKPQSQVVRQTVQSIQKVSDDKLKSLPVVRKLSTETVNEERMPVNTMHGKITQSSVSRFGMKTFVVVPPKPSVSQTQKPAGSLVVGAIKIDEQGNMVTRRQINTTSEKHGRHEEVTNVKTKSTPGQAKAFWNLAEKQEQDQSTMANQGPTVKSRDTNGFKPSSVSAPFKLSEKSHIEETPKEVIILERKSIPVVANKPSFLEPVENPGEGRDLSFLKPSRRTSSQYVASAIAKNSSIPNPKIHTIQEPPESVGKVQKLPFNQPFKNEGKPPNTPSVGLYKPATTLKPTERSTTFTGPTRSQSNPSYVAEKVVISENFSSVKEETFLGVDKTKSLDLHSTNKVQSLTQKSAHIKPIKSEEATSISKFPDTSFPRQMPTDSTRPPLGNKSEVHKSEPSSEPNQGNMFGSVKKFKPVIFKPVQKDASLHSSLMEAIQSGEGIERLKKVSPSSNSTIKKPSFGDAENEHSALLSAIRASTNTSRLKKTKSEAAKELEQFRTTEEDRNIQKDNISPPPTSPPAFVPPPPPAFCPPPPPTKPPLVLPAGGNPEATREALLEAIRSGSGAQRLRKVPATQTRRKVNGKLGTVQTTSALSHGH